From Solanum lycopersicum chromosome 4, SLM_r2.1:
ATAAATTACGGGACTCGtatgttttccttttaatttctaCTTCTGCTAGTAGTTTATGGTTTTTATTTGAGATATGCTTAATTAGTACCTTTTTCACTGCaagaatattataaatcaaCTAAGTGGACCATTGATCTTTTGTCCCCCCAAGTTCATCTCCATCCATCATTTGGAGGTTCTCTCAGAAGTAACAAAAAATAGTCCAAACATAGTGGGAAACTGAGAACGCTGGATAAAAAGATAAAGGCACATCCGGTAGCATTTTCTCCAAAAAATTTAGTCCAACAGAACTATAGAAAATGCAAAAAAGGGATAGAAATAATCATTTCCATGGGGTGATTATATGGTGAATCAAACCTAAGCAGCTGTATCGTCCCTATTATGTGGGAGagttaaaaaaaaggaaggtGGGTATCATTGGTGTGGGGTAGGATAGGGGATTAGATATCACATATGCTTTTTCATATAAATGGCACTGAATAAATGTCGCAGAACTAAAGATCTTAAGATAGATGTGCAGTCATACAAGATATGATAAGATTAGTCACTTTTGATAATGGTTGCAAGTAGATCACATAAATAAAACAACAGAATTGTTTAGATGGCGTATGATCGTGTCTGATGTATGCCTCCAGATGAAGCAAtgatgatttgatttgatgatgGGAAGTGTTAGACAAGCCACAAAGCACATAATCTCTTGGAAGTTTTAAGACACAATAGAAGTGAGGGATCTATATAGGCGATACCAATGTATTATGCTTAGGGTTTAGTTGTTATAGTTCTAACTTGCATAATGTTTAGTTGTTAGGTGTAGATTTAGAGAACTTACCGTTTCAAAGAATTTCTAGTTTTGCTTACAACTAACTTCTTGTAATGGAATGAAATAGACTTGATTAGAGAGGACAGGATGGTGTTGTGAAATCTAAATCAGGCTGGATGAGTTGGTGGGACTGGGACCCTGGGGTGCAGGGTGGAGGTTTTAACCTCGTCTTATCAGTATGCAAGGTGTGGAAGAAATCAGTATGGGAAGGGCCAAGCATTTCAGTAGGCAAGTTATTCCCACCAGATGCATTTCAAACCACAATATAGGTACGCCTAGATTGTTTAGAGGATAGCTCATATAATGCGAGGCTGTGAGCCCCTCATCCTCGACCATGTGGTGAAGAATCGAGTCTCACTTATGTAATATCTTCCTCTgattgtaataaattttaaaaagagattCTACAAAACAAAACCAGACTGTGGATGAGTTTTTTACACTCCGGTCGGGTATTGGTGTATCAAAAGGCCCCTTAAACTGTTTGCTTGTTTTTGATTTTGAGTTAGTATTAGTAGATGAAAATGTCTTGATTATAAGATCCAGTTGAGCGTGAAAGATATTTGTCATGCAAAATATTTGCTTGTCTATCCCAAAGTATTTGGTTTTCACCTTTGCATTCCTTGTGATGACGGCATGAAGCAATGCAGCAGCTTCCCCAACATGAGAATACGGGGGCCACCTCAAAATTACAggagaaaaagagaaacaaaaggaGCAAGAGACGGAGAAAAAGGGGATTAAGTATCACAGCATCATTGGTCTGTTTCTTGTTAATCTGGGTGCAGTAGCATTAGTCTATTTCTGTATATCTTGGCAAGAGACGTCTGATTCCTTTATGTCCATCACGGCACTCAAGGACCAAAGATGGTGCATAATTTTTCAAAGGCACCCAAGGATCAAAGATAgtgcataatatttttaaataattgataGTTATTGCAATGGgaaaattgtttttgttattcttCGTGATCAATATATGCTTACCATTTAATGATATTCAACTTAAGTATTCACATCCTctaaaagaagataaaagaaacTAACTTTGAGGTATTGATTCGACAATGTACAGGGGCACTTTTATTTTTCGCTCTGCTAGGCTTATCTGGTTGCTTCATCACCTGTTATGATCGAAGAGTGCGCAATGATTTGGCTCAACCCTGCCGCGAATTATGCCTTTGCTGTTGTCATCCTGGGTAAAGAATCTTGACTCGTCGTTAGTAATGCGCTTAATACTGTACTCTTCTTCCTTGTTGCTCTCATCATCAATCGAAGGAACAAGTAAATGAAGGTTGACCAATGCAAGAACATTTTTCTGTTACATCACTTTTGTACTCTTGATAGACTGCAACATAGCAATTAAGCATTGTCATGAAGTTGTGTTTGTTTAGTTTTCTGGATAATTGTTATTAAGTCTTAAGTCTCTCCTCCGTCCTCTTTAGGACAAAATAATTGTGTTGTCATTCTGAAAATCTGCTGCTTTGTTTGGATGTGTCCGCCATCTATTGTTATACATGCTAAAGCTGTTTTTGACGGATCACCTGttatcatttattaatttttatattaatattttatccgGTTTCTACTGCTTTAGCATCTTGTACAACAAAAGTGCGAGAAATTGTGCTCTCTGATCTCTTTCTTGTGTTTCTTGTGATGCTACTTGAGGAATGATTTGTAGTTTTCTTTTTCTGATGGCTGTTGCATCATCGTTATCTTATGATGCCCTTGCAGAATGTGTGCAGACTGTCATTTGCCTGGTACACTTTGTATGTGGACTGATTGCACAACATGCTTTGAAAGTTGTGCTGGTGCGGCCAGTGAATGTGGAGGTTGCTTAGGAGGTGCCGGTGAAGCTGGGTTGCCGCTAGTACTTATAATGGCTTTGATTGTGCTAGGACTATTTACCGTCATCGGCATATTTTATAGTGTTTTGGTTGCTACAATGGTTGGACAGAGAATATGGCAGAGGCATTACCATATACTTGCAAAAAGAATGTTGACAAAGGTGCGCTTAACCGTATTCTATGTTTTGTGCTTTCTTGTCATTCCTTCCCAATCATTGTCTTGAACCCTTTCACGGAGAGGCGGTTcattaaaatgttatattcaATAAATCCTCGAGTACACGATACCACTCATAATTTGAGGCATGATGACTTCTACAATTCTTAATATGTTTATCAGCAACTACCTAATGATATGTTTGTTAATCTTTTGAAGGAATATGTTGTGGAGGATGTCGATGGTGAGGTCAACGGAAATGATTGGTCTCCGCCAGCTCTGCCACCAGAGCATGTTCAGCAGCTGAAATCACTTGGACTTATGTAAAAAAATTGAGGATTTTGACGTAAAGGAAACTCCATACAACTGGGGCTCTCATCATGAGATTTGGTAGTATAAGCAGTTTGACCTGCAAGGCATAGTAAGGTCTGTGTACAATCGTACCCTCTCTGGACCCTCTATGTGGGATTACATagggtatgttgttgtagttAAACTTGCAAGAGAGAAGATCCCTTTCAGCCCAATATTGTTCATATTTTGAGAATGATCACTTGTAATTGTTAACAAAATAGACCCCCCTTAACAATCCAAATGAATTAACAGCTGCAATTCTAGTTCTAGTAGTTCTCTATTGTTATATCTGTTTGATCTTTCCAAGTATGTGGAATTGTTTTGCTTTgctttttaagaagaaaaattgaatatttgctTGTCAACAAGAAGCTGAATTTGTAGTTTGGGGTATTAGAATGAATTGTATGTTGTTAGCTCTGCATCAATCTCAATAGTAATGGGAACAAATAGATACATGTGTTTAGGTGACACAACACACGTAGGACGTTACATATGATGTGTATTATCACATGTATAGAACGGCATATAGGATAtatgtgtctacttgttcaattttatactagTTTATGTGTTTGTTTGTGCAATTTCAAAGTTCAAAGGCATCGATATCAATTGAGATCAAGTTAAATGAcacatttttaaaaactattgcACTTAATTAAGGAAGTAGTTTAAAGTTTTTCCCAAAGCAATATTCTTTTTCCAcccaagaaaaagaaattaaagaaaaaactacAATTACCTACACAATTTCTCTTtggacattttttttcaaacaaaagtttcaaaatcttgtttctaattgttgttggatttgGACAGGGAGAGCAAAGTTCCAATagaccaaaattaaaataaaatttagtgatccaattgaattaaaattaaatttagtgATCCAATTGTTCATTGTTAATTGAGTTTCATATGGGATAATTTGATATGCCCAAGGATAGTAATTTTTAGttggaaaattgtatataatagcaaactaataacctaaaataaatggagtagttagagtttgatttaattgtgctccatagcaaacgttttgcaaaaaattgccaggcgcctctctcccaaatatctcgctcgccacgctcctccaatctctcgctcgcttcctcactttttatataaacacaagtatataaaaattatttctacttgtataaagcagagaaaattgtataaatacatatatttttgttcccctctctcccctcttccatatctcgctcgccactctcccaaatctcgctcaccaccctcgcctttctcacttatacaaacaaaagcgaaatgtataaattgtgtttctgtttgtataaagcgtgagaaaattgtatatacacatgcaagtacatatattttcatcctacacacttataattatacaataaaaaaaatactcccctgtccagtttcttttgcctttctctctttctcgttttatacaattttcaaattgtatctaatttctccctttctcgttttatacaattcgattcaattgtatattgcttgtcaagtctcttttgtctttctctctttctcatttatacaaattcaaattatatataatcgttctatacacttataatgatacaattcgttttatacacttcatttttatacagttatctgcccaagtgtctttctctttcttgttttatacacttcgttttatacaatttgcttcaactgtatatgtatagcgaattatacagcttctatgtttgctattgagcgcaattatgcaaactttgctatagtatacaaatatgaattatttttttttgctatatgtgaaagttgccctttttaGTTTGAGGATAGGCCATTGCTATTGAAGAGTGTTGAAGAAGATTATATTACTATTGTCCAAACTCCAAACAACGATCCCCATCTTCAAAGTTTAGAGATAAATCCAAactattttagttaatttaagaacaaattttgtcattttatgtTGTAAAAAAAGACCCTTCTGTTATTAGTAGGGGGTGTTTGTTGTTCCGTTTGGATtgtttattcattaaaattaaaatcgaATTAATCTAGTCGgtcttttaaaatttctaatatcaaattaaattaaatgaaaaaaaattcgcCGTTTGATTATTGTTGGTttggttcattttttttttttttgatttattgggttttaaagtaataaatttttttaggacGTGTGTATCTCGATAGACACAAACACCTCATACATAAACAATccacaaaaaattattgttcGAGTCAATAAGCGATACTAGATTTATCATTACACGAACAAAGTGATTCAATTAAGAGAAAATGTGACTATTTTAGGTGAAGTAGGGTAAGTAACAACTAAATTGAATTTTGATGGACTTGCACTTAGGATTGTTATAGTTCGGCTAAAACGTTGAACTTGTGAAAATTGTAAAGTTaaaaacttaaattaattaaaattcaacaaaatatttatattttacttatgaataatatataaatattataaattttgtatatataatttattgattgaattttattatttttgcgaatgtttttttgtaaaatcaaaataaaatcaaatagtattgatttttaaaatttaaaatcaaacaaaatcaaatatcGATTTTTTAATCAGTATGATTTAGATTGTGGTtcagtttaaatttttaaccaTAACCATGAACTGCACTAGTTATTCGTAAATAAGAACATATTTATAACTACGATCAGAGGCGGCTCAACATAGTTCGAGGCCTAAagcaaaattttaattagatctgtatttatttattttttaaaatttttagatgtaaattattacttaatatcttttttgtaaatgattttcaaatactttttaaaattattatttttttaagcaaGATTTTGTCAATTGAACATTGAATACATCATTTTATTGAGAAAATTATTCTATGAATCAAAAATATAGTTCTATAAGTAATAAgctgataaattttaaataaagataagagttaGAATTATAGAATCTGATTAAAAAAGTTGATAACTTGATTATCCTActacaatataaaaattacgaagaataaaaaaatatttgtaatttacTTTGTTCAACCCTTTTCAGctattaattcatatttatgacAGAATATTGCTCTAACTATCAAAGATTTGAAGAAATAGAATGTATAAGGagttaaaaaagattttaaaagatGTGAGTGTTagcaaagaattttttttaattatatatatatatatatataaataatttttttcatgaataattaatttttttcatgaaaaaattaaacacgattttttatttgatagaaACCCGAAAATTGGGGGCCTAAAAGCAGTGGCGGGAAGAGCCGGCACTCATAACGACaaagatatatttttactttaattaaaaGTTGTTTTGTCAATATAAATCGTTtcttctttaattaaaaatttcaatttgataAAGAGTGTTTACCTCCAAAAAAACCTAtgcaatataaatttaaaataattaaactcgTATGCGTGTATCAAACCtcttatcaaaaaataaaattgctttGTCAAGATTCACGTTACACTAGTTGGTCGGTGAGGGTGATGCGTCATTTCCCTCACATATACACTAACAAATTCTATTCTCTATATACATTCAAAACTAATTGAAATTCAATGTTTCATAATGAATGGAGTACTATAAACAAATACTTCGATTCTTAATTACTTATCtatctttttattcatttattttaataaaataaaaaaaaatgattctttttacttatatatcctcaattaaTTGATATTGGGTTTgctttataaataattaaatatatttatatgaaggGGTCCAAAGTCTTCTTAATTGTCGGTAGCTTCTAGAATGCTCTTTTAGTCCTGCACCAAAAACCTCTTGAATCAAATCTAATTTGAATCtccataatcataaaaatttcttaatttcttctattaactgtaattttttttcttctagaaACTATAtgaacttttaactttttttatttgaaagtcTATATGATTCATAAATTAGTAGCAAACATTGCATAATCAGTGGCATTTGTCAAAAAATGTCAAAACCtaattattaagaaaaagtCTTCACTCTTAATTTTAAAGAAGAATAGGTATAGgtgttttgactttttttttattctttaaataattagaggtcttttcatttattattaaattaaattattttctaaaggGAAAAAcgatgaaaaatagaaaaacactAAATTATTTCTATGATTTTGACATCTAAAATTTGGTGAAAAGTCAAGAAAATACCTTATGAATTCGAAGTCCTTTAAACAAATtctaagttttgaattttttcttaagATTTATTATCtcaagtaattatttttttaaaggttttctaagatttttattatttatttttttgatttttgcttCAGCCCAAAGGTTTTGGTTTTGGGATAGTACAAAGATTAAAGTAATGTTTTTGTGGAGTTCAAGGAGGTTTATTTATAGTATTTAAGAGAGCTCTCTCACCGTTTGCGGTAGTattgtaatatttattatttttaattttgaattaaaaattttaaaatatgaaattattttggtattaatattttctatttgaaaaatattttttaaaattctattttattctccaatttttcttttaatctatTCGTACCTCGTACCCACCCTTCCcgttcaaaatataaaaattaaaaagtttacatttccttattttttaaaaaatttctaattaCGTCATTCCTTATCCGCCAACCCCACCCAGAAcatctccaaaaaaaaattaaaaataaaaaatattttaaatttaactttttaattctttttactCTCTCCCCTATCCTACACCTTCCACAAAAAAGGAGATCTCCtaacaaaataatttcatacttcaaaaccaaattaaaagataaaaaaaaattatttatcactCTACGACAAAcgaaatatttcttttaacttCCTTGAACTCCACAAAACCAtttctttaaaagaaaatgtttgTACTGTACCAAAACCTTTGGGCTCAAGCAAGaatcaaaaaataaacttacaaaacccccaaaaaaataaagaaaaaagtcCACATTCTAAAACCCATTGGAATTATATTAAAACCAAACCCAAAGTTTTGTCAAGAAAACcacttaaattattaaaataatacacaTTGTATTCATGTGGCAATCTTATCCATTTCCCACTGTTTTAGTCTCCCCctatttttactatatatactaacaatttatttcattaaacatcaaatttaaaagttgtgcaaataaaattttacaaattcaGTACAGTATGGCCGATATTGCTATGTTGGTTGCAGAAGAGTATGAAAGGAGagtaaaaaattcaagaaaattcgGATCTGAAGAAgagattcaattattttcatatttctcAGGAATTTTAGCTCAAAAATTTGATGggtattcttcaaaaatcaagatGAGTTTTGGGGGAACCAAAAATATTGAGATGAAAACAGGGGATTTTGAGCCTAAATCTGAAGTGGGTCTTGCTGCCATTAATGGAGTTTTTTCTGCttgaacaaagaagaaaaaatagcacctaatttaatttttttttttacataattatgaagagaaaaaaagcaGTTGTAAatgtgtttcttttttttggttctATAGATTGGTAACTATTTCAGCTGTTAATTCTGTTGTTTGTTCTTAATGTAATTATGCAATTTACAGCCTTGAAAAGATGTTTCTGTTTCTTAGTTTAATTCttcgttttatttttatttttatttcacgatttgatatgaaatttaagattttgtttttaattttttgatttgtgtaatttttagataaaattatatatattttagtggttataaattatttacttaaaaaattaatgaagatttgacgttatttaattatttttagttagaAGGTAATTTGAttttactataataaaaataattattaactgtatttaatttttaattgtagctaaatatatacttttagtAATAACTATCAcgttttatatatgttttttttaaattttttggcgatagaaatttaattaaaaatcaataaaattcttttaatattttttattaatatttatatttaatattattaaaaattatttttatcacgGTGTTTTTGAAATGTTCACATGACTTATGAGCTGtagcaaattaattaaaagtgttcgataagataaaatatattcagAGTCTACATGTATCTTCAAGccaagtttatttatttaagtgttcaaaacttcaattttctACTTTAGCAACTCAGCATAATCCAATCCAACAAGTGAATTTAAGTACAAAATAGATACAAATTGAGGCCGAGGGGCCtaatttagtatatatttacaCTCTTttctatagttttttttttttttaaaaaattacattatgaatttgtattaattatatatattctcccttttattctttttgatCCACGTTTTTCGTATGTGACACAAATGAATTGTCTTTTTCTAGATCTTTTTTGCTCTGAAAAATACTTAAGGAGAGGAATTACATTATGTATCTATGTATTGCTAtaattattgtatatatatgtcacgacccaaatccgggccgcgactggcacccacacttaccctcctatgtgagcgaaccaaccaatctaaccttaacatttcaatgtaatatcaacataaagtaatgcggaagacttaaactcattaataaaccaattcaatactattaattcccaaaatcttgaagtcatcatcacaagaacatctacgatcaaatgactaaactaagagtattctaaaagctaaaaatacataagaagctagtccatgccggaagttcaaggcatcaagacttgaagaagaagatccagtccaagctagaagcattagctcactctgaatttccgatgtagtaagactggcttgagttactgttgagtcgaagacgatggtacgtttgttgcactccacaaataaacaagaagaaaacaataaaagtaggggtcagtacaaaacacgggtactgagtagatatcatcggccaactcaaaatagaaaacagtatgtattaagcaatatcataaaatcaactaatatccttagcatgcagcatttacagttaccataacccttggttacaacaccaagcacatcaatgaggactcacacctcctcatcatactcatttgggaattcagttcattagattgaatatattaacatatttcaagattcattatctttattcccctcgtgtcggtacgtgacactccgctcctcaatatactatcctggtgtcggaacgtgacactccgatcctcattctatcctggtaccggaacgtggcacccgatccatattctatcctggtgtcggaacgtgacactccgatcctcatatactatcctggtaccggaacgtggcacccgatccatattctatcctagtgtcggaacgtgacacccgatccatatactatcctggtgtcagaacgtgacacccgatccatatactatcctggtgtcggaacgtgacacccgatccatattctatcctggtgtcggaacgtgacactccgatcctcatatactatcctggtaccggaacgtggcacccgatcccctaatctcactactttcattcatcaagccttcttttataccaaggcatcatcattaacaaagtagattagggtttcttttcaagatttgggattcaatagcttcatcatgcttatttattcataattacataatcacatcattcatgcaagcatacaattaagcatatagaagggtttacaatactactaacacatatcattcactattaagagtttactacgaatagcatgaaaaccataacctacctccaccgaagattagaaatcaagcaagcaaattcccaaagctttgtgtcctcttcgtctctcctctttctcgttcaactttctctctctttctcttgttctttctattttctttattcaaaccctctttcttttaccctaattagtatataattaaggataaaagatggcaataatgccccactaattaacttaaggttacctcttttaacccccaagtaattagacttattaacattaactcactaactttataattaaggcaagaatagtcaaaaacgtcccttaaaacgtatcaagaaatccgacccagactgggattgcgcaacctgtgacgggccgtcgtgcctgcgacggtccgtcctgcaggccgtcgcaaagttcagagacccaaatttccaccaagggtctgtgatggtccgtcacacctgtgacggtccgtcctgccattccgttacaaagttcagagagtcaatttcagcacccaaattttagaatttccaagtgttttgggacgagacaccctcgacggtccgtcgtgcccatgacgttccgtcgtgggttgcatcgtctcagcctgtttttccagaaataaaatctgctgctcaaaacgactaaacaggtcgttacattagataccaatttacctatcgttcgtccccgaacgatcacaagaacgaaaacaagggcgaaaaggagtacctaaatctgtaaacagatatgggtatttttctcgcatatccgcctccttctcccaagtggcttcttcaacgggtcgattcttccattgaactttgatggatgcaatctcccttgatctcaacttgcgaatttctctatctagaatggcaacaggttcttcctcataagacaaattctcatcaagcaaaactgaatcccaacggataatgtaattcccatccccatgatatcttttcaacatagacacatggaataccggatgcacttcggacagccctggaggcaaggctaactcataagccacctcccctactcgcttaagtacttcaaatggaccaatataccttgggctaagtttacctcgcttaccaaatcgcatcacccctttcattggcgaaactttcaacaagacttgttcaccttccatgaactctaagtctctaacctttcgatctgcatattctttttgtctactttgcgccgctagaagattttcttgaatagacttcactttctctatcgaatccctcaaaaggtcagtaccccaaggtctaacctcgaatgcatcaaaccaaccaatgggagacctacatctcctcccatacaatgcttcaaatggggccatatcaatacttaagtgatagctattattgtatgaaaactccgctaagggtaggaagctatgccaatggccaccaaactctatcacacatgcacgaagcatatcctccaacacttgaatcgtcctttcagactgaccatgggtctgaggatggaacgcagtactgaGGTCCAACCTATTACCCAactccgcatgcaatgttttccaaaacttagaagtaaactgcgtacctctatctgatatgatggatagtggaaccccatgtaatcgaacgatttctgagatatagatcttagctaacttctctacattgtaagttacctttaccggaatgaaatgagcagatttagttaacctatcaacaatcacccaaatggagtcatacttccccattgtctttggaagaccaaccacaaagtccattgcaattctttcccacttccattccggaatgggcattctctgaagtgttcctccgggcctttggtgttcatactttacttgttgacagtttggacacttggcaataaagtcaacaatatcacgcttcattctactccaccaaaagtgttgttttaggtcacgatacatcttggttg
This genomic window contains:
- the LOC101246707 gene encoding uncharacterized protein; amino-acid sequence: MELVDQSESSPLVPPSVITDTSEIDLEAGSSEQIQCRICLETDGRDFIAPCKCKGTSKFVHRECLDHWRAVKEGFAFSHCTTCKAPYYLRVHVPTDRKWRTLKFRFFVTRDILFIFLAVQLVIALLGYLVFLIDTHHKSWLRFTWGFDSELSFYYLCGALLFFALLGLSGCFITCYDRRVRNDLAQPCRELCLCCCHPGMCADCHLPGTLCMWTDCTTCFESCAGAASECGGCLGGAGEAGLPLVLIMALIVLGLFTVIGIFYSVLVATMVGQRIWQRHYHILAKRMLTKEYVVEDVDGEVNGNDWSPPALPPEHVQQLKSLGLM